The Cervus elaphus chromosome 9, mCerEla1.1, whole genome shotgun sequence genomic interval TAAGGTGCCGATATCCAAATTTGCatacagctcatacaactcaatatcataaaaataatccaattaaaaaatgaacagaagacctgAATGGGCATTTTTCTATAGAAGACATAAAGGTGGCTAACAtgcccatgaaaagatgttcaacatcgctaattactagagaaatgcaaatcaaaaccacagtgagatatcacacctttcagaatggttatcatcaaaaagtctacaaataacaactACTGACAAAGCTGTGGGGAAGAGGGaaacttgtacactgttggtgggaatgtaacttaatgcaaccattatggaaaatagtatggaagtttcttaaaaaaactaaaaatagaactatcataaaACCCAGCAATTCCTCCTGggaatatattcagaaaaaaatgaaaacactaatttgaaaagatacatgcagcccaatgtttgtagcagcagtgtttacaatagccaagatacaaaaGCAATTTGTGtctatctttctgttattgattcctaATGTATTTTTTATGGTCAAATAGCataatttaaatgatttatttaaaatcccTTATTTATTGCCCAGAATATCTATCTTGGTGAAATCTGCTTGTGCCTCTGGAAGGGATTTGCATATTGTTAATGCTAGGTTTAGTGTTCCATAAATGTCACTTTGATTAACATGAGTGATAGAGTTGTTGAGATCTATTATATTTGGGGATTTGATGTACTTGTAGAATTGATTACTAAAACATTTCCAACTGTAATTGTGTATCTGTATTTTTCTCctagctttattttcttttaactcatGTATTTTGGAGCTATTTAACTAAGTTGTATTTCACATACAATATTTATTTCAGATGTATAACAAAGTATGCAGATTCAATTGTTAAAAAAAgtatacattatgaaataatcaccacaataagtccagTTACCATAAAAAATgtaattgtgaaaaatgcaatctcCCCAAGCCTAAATATCATTATTTCTGAATGTGCCACAGGATAATAAACAGCACTGCTAACAAATgtgcgggcttccctgatagctcagttggtaaagaatctgcctgcaatgcaggagacccctcttcgattcctgagtcgggaagatcccctggagatccactccagtattcttggactgggaagataccctggagaagggatatgctacccactccagtgttcttgggcttcccttgtggctcagctggtaaagaatccacctgcgatgtgggagacctgagtttgatccctgggttgggatgatcccctgaagaagggaaaggctacccactccagtattcttgcctggagaatcccatggacagaagagcctatagcccatggggtggaaatagtcagacatgactgagcaagtgaagtgaagtggctcagtcgtgtctgactctttgcgacgccatggactgtagaccaccaggctcctccctcggtccaagggattttccagcaagaatactggagtggcttgccatttccttctccatgactgAGTAAGCACACATGCAATTAATTATGGACTAATCAAGAAAGAAGCCTCAAGcttagactctggagaaaacgTGAACTCAGGGATGGGATTTGGTATTGGGATCTTAAGGTTTATTCCTCTGGAGGACAGATGAGATGATGGAAGGAGTAATAAACACTGTTTTGTCTGGCTTGTTGCATTGTCTCCTGGACAAAGAGAATAAACAGGAAAATCTTCCTGTCTGGTCCTATGGGGAATCAATTACTTAGAGGTGGGGATAACAAGGGAAATGTGCTAATGAGCAGACACAAGGAGTAAATATATCCTCTGCTGCATCCCTCAGCCTGGGCAACCTTGGGCTAGCCAGGATGTGGTTGTTGCTTTTGGAGTCATAACTCCTGCTGGCAAACCCATGTTTGACTCCATCCCACTGTAACATCTAGAAACACACTTTCTTTCTCCATCATCAACTGTCCAAGAGGATTTGACATCTATATTGAGACCTTCCTCTCAGAGACTCCACCCAGCTGAGTTCAGTGGTCCAGTAAATACTGCAGGAGAAGGTGAAAGGGAATGCAAGGCAAGAAGCTTTACCTAAGTTTACCTGAGAGGCAGTCCAGACTAACCCAGAGCTAAGATCACTGGAGTTGTTTTTGTGCTTAACaacttaatatattaatttatgaaGCCAGAAGTAAAAGGGTACATTAAACTCTACAATGCAAAGGTCATTGCAACTCTTtgagctatagcctgccagactcctcagtccatggaattctccaggcaagaatactgaagtgggttgccattttcttcttcaggggaatcttcctgacccagggatggaactcttgtctcctgtgtctcctgaattggcaggtaaattctttaccatctgagacacctggTAAGCCCCAATAGTGGACATGGAAATTCAattagaagaggaaatgggaggTGTAAATTATTCCAGTTAAAGTAAAACTTATGTCCAAGGATATTTGCAACTAATTGAAAGAGGGGATAAGAGTGTTGTGGAGGCATGTGCAGTGACGTAAGTAcagtgttgtggttttttttttttaagaccctaTCCAAGGAATGCAGGCAAACATTACCTTAAAATACCTTTCGTGACACAAGCATTTCACAATATCTCGAgttaatattcaaataaaaaaaatattgtgtgaAAATGAGAATGTTAACGGGCTTAGTTTGCAATCATTTTTCTACCTGTAAGACTGAATATATTTGTAGAATACTTTTCTAGTTACATTCTCTATTTGACTGTTTTTCTACTTGCTTAAGTTCTTTGCTTTTATagcaaattcaattttttttcctatttctttttttgtttgtatcCTCAAATAATTGGAATTTTTAAtcgatttttttctttaacatttagttattgtatgtatgtatgtatgtacgtatctatctatctataatcaatttggtttagtcactcagtcctgtccagctctttgtgaccctgtagactgcagcccaccaggcttccctgtccatcatattgtatgtatgtatgtatgtatgtatgtatgtatctataatCAATtcggtttagtcactcagtcctgtccagctctttgtgaccctgtagactgcagcccaccaggcttccctgtccatcatcaactcctggagcttgctcaaactcatgtccatcaagtcagtgatgccattcacccagctcatcctctgttgtcaccttctcctcctgccttcaatctttccctgcatcagggtcttttccaatgagtcagttcttcgaattaggtggccaaagtattggtgcttcagcttcagcatcagtccttccaatgaatattcaggactgatctcctttaggatggactggtttgttctctttgcaggtcaagggactctcgagagtcttctccaacaccacagttcaaaagcatcaatatgtatatatatatatatatatatataagtatttgCAAAACTGAACCCCTGCCTCTTgaatcacctgcattggcaagcagattctataCCGCTGAGACATCTAGGAAGCCCCTCTTTTGCATACTTGGTGTTATTAAATCACTCTTTGCATATATCCAACTACTTTCCATATCTACTGTTcctcattgtttcttttcttctctggtgattagatttatttctaaaagttGCACCAAAATAACTCTGTGTTAAGGCAATCTTTACATTTGATGAAAATCATCTTGTCTTCCATATGGGTATTTGAATCCTTCTGTCTCTGttaatggagcttcccaggtggctgagccggtaaaaaaatcttcctgcaatacaggtgacctgggtttgtttcctggggggagaagatcctctggagaggggaatggcaacccactccagtgctcttgtctggagaatcccatggacagaggagcctggtgggctacagtccatggggtcacaaagagtcagacatgactgagagactgagcgtgtgcacacacacaggtctTTGTGTAAGAGGAAGTGATAATTCAGGTACTACTTTCtctcagtattttaaaagattttctctcatttaattttattccCAAGATTTTGGTAATCCACAAGCGAATTAGTGGCTTTTGCaggccaaaatcttggctttctctgctcACCAAAGCTGAATAAAATATacggagacagagtttggaggaaatagaaaggtgacTTTAATTCTCAGCTGGCAGAGGGGGAACACAGAAGGCtaatgcctcaagaactgtgcctcTCTCCATGAGGAGTCTAGGGGATGTAGGAGACAGAGGGCCCCAGGTTAGATGTTTACAACTAGCCCCCTGTTTACATGTCCTGAGACAAGAGATGGGTGACCCCTCCCGTTGAGGAATTTATAACCAGCCTCCTGTTTGCCCTCCAAAATGAAAGTAACAACAGAAATAGGcagtctttgtctcttgtaaacatCTCAGGGAAGTAACCATGGCAAGGACAAAGGGAGACGGAACTCGGTCTGAGTAGAGGATGAAGGGATTTCTGTTCCTCCCTCTTTTTGGGACAAGGGAGACACTGCACATGCTCAGAAGGGCTCCTTGTGGGTCACAAGTCAAACGATAATGTCAGACCGTAATGAGTCCtgttcctcccagaagccttaACTTCAAAATCTACCTTGGCTGAGGGGGTGTGTGAACCTGCACCCCAGGTGAGAGACCCAGGGTAGGTCGGGTGTGGAAAAAGAAAGCAGGTAATTGGCCTGAAGGAaaatgaagacccagaagaactggCTTGTATAAGTGTTTAACCCTCTCACTGGGGGGACACCGACACTCTTTCTCTCTGGgtgtgcatctctgccttgcttctacCTCAACTAAACAAACCGTTACTCTATGTGTGCTCCCACTTGTTGTtctgtgtctctaataataaactttgtacctacATTTATGGTTTCTGCCTCTCTGATAAACACATTTTTCAGTGGGAGCAAAAATCCAGAGAAAAGCAGCCTCTAGCCTATAACCCTTGCTGCTTTGGTGGtgagaaatgaaaatgtctcctgccatatcaataaacaagacaTGTCACAGCCATCattgatttctggcctccaaatgtgattGTGATCTCCCCaatctatgatccagcagatgccaCCAACAGCAAGTTGATTGCTGAGGAGCagggggaatgcaagaagcaaggtgaacaaggaaataGGATTGGcaccagatagctgaggtgcacatgaaaggaatgaattcagtgagcccagaggcttgcatttTCTCATGCATAAAATGGGAAATTCTTTgacttgatacctgatctttgatgttcagaatgcctgctccctttgttgcaaacttgtatatagcctgacttccactcctgcctccttggagcagttttctcagagttaCTGAGATTCTATCTCCCTGGCTCTGAGtccttaacattcccaccaaataaaataactctctactttcaggctgtgattatattttttagtgaacagtggctaggattcctggttctcatccgggatacccaggttcaattcctgggcagggaatttAGATCTTGCTTCATGCCACTGCTCACTGCTCCCTCACTGAGATCATAGGGGCTTACATAAGATGAAGGCTCACAGTCAGGGGTTGGTGATGAGGAACAAATGTGCAAGGATCTTGTCTTCTTCCTCTTGTATTGTTTCAAAAACAGTCATAGGCTGGCATCAGTAACCTagtaattgagtctggcagtCAGGGGACTCTATGAccttctttctgatatgtaaaaagaatcaaaagggggagagTGCTGTAAAGGTAAGCACTAGATAAaggatgtatttagcatagagtcaAAGGATAGTCAGGGTTAGAGTTAGCGTTagacggggaagcctggagtgctgctgtccatgtggtcgcagagagtatgacatgactcagtgactgaacaacaacagcagaaaaggatAAAAGATGCAAAATGTAGTTCCTGCAGACTttgggggcagaaaagcaaactcaGTTAAAGACTACAGATTAGGAACagttgaaataaaaactaaaggatgttcaggcctgctcactgttctccaTATCGGCTTGATTCTTAGGAAAGGGACAGGAAAAACTCACTCCCCTTTTTTCCCATTTCACTGCAACATGACCCACACTGATATTAAATTATAactaacatatatgtgtgtatacatatatagagacTGGTTTTGGATGTATCAGTTTTGTTTCATATAGTCTTCTAAAATTGAATTTCATAAGTTCTGAAAGTACATAACATTGATAAGGGGACTCCGTGTCTTGAAGCTTCAGCAGTAGCAGGAAGGCCCTCTCCTTTTTCTACATCTTCTGACACCATCTCTCTTCTCTCACTCTCCTGCTCATGTCCCTCATTAGAATGACTTCCTTTTCTGGACTGAACCATCTTACATGAGCACTTTCCAGGCCCTTGCACTGGCTCTTCCCTTGCCAGGTACACACTTTCCCAGTTATGCTCACGTCACTGGCTCTCTCCTCCTTGCAATCTGCTCAAATATCACCTTGTTCGAAGTTTCTTCCTGGAcatgtaattaaaaataacacCTTTCCCTGACTCTGTCTATTATATCTGCTTTATCTTCGTAGCATCAATAACCATTGGACACACTTCctattgttttttatttgcttctcttctcCATAACTGGATcttggaatttttgtttttcagaactctgcattTATTGCATGTACAGTACCTAGTCTTTGTCTCAATTCAAGACAAATTCCTCAAATACGTGAAAGAGTTTCTCATTAAAAACTTGAATACATGACATCTTGAGGAAAAACCTGCTAATTAGAGATGGCACAGGTAAATCCCTAAAAAGATTCAAATCCATGAACAAAATACTGAAATTAACTTCTTCATGACAAAATACATATGgtcccatttaaaaaatgtgaataatgCCAGTTTGTATGAAATCAGTCACGATATTTACCTGTTTCCTGGTAATCATACCCACCGTGTAACAGCAAGGAACCAAACAGGAAGCTCAGAATTTCTTCTTATGGGGTTTTCAGAGTCACTTGAACTGCAGCCCCTCATATTTGGGCTTTTCCTCTCCATGTACCTGATCACTGTGTTTggaaacctgctcatcatcctggcCGTCAGCTcagactcccacctccacacccccatgtacttctttctctCCAACCTGTCCTTTGTAGACATCTGCCTTACCTCCACCACCATCCCAAAGATGCTGAAGAACATTTGGACACTGAGTAAAGTTATAACCTACGAAGGCTGCATTATTCAGATGCAGTTTTTCACGCTCTTTATAGGACTGGACGTCTTCCTCCTGaccgtgatggcctatgaccgctttgtggccatctgccaccccctgCACTACATGGTCATCATGAGCCCCCGGCTCTGTGCACTGATGGTGCTGCTGTCCTGGGTCATCAGCGTCCTGAACTCCTTGTTAGAAAGTTTAATGATGTGGAGACTGTCCTTCTGTACAGTCTTAGAAATTCCCCATTTTTTCTGTGAACTCAATCAGATGATCCAACTTGCCTGTTCTGACACCTTTCTCAACAATTTGGAGATGTATTTTAAAGCTGTGTTTCTGGCTGGTGGTTCCCTTATATGTATCGTTTACTCTTACTCTAAGATAGTGTCCTCCATACATAAAATCTCATCTGCTCAGGGGAAGTATAAAGCATTTTCCAGCTGTGCATCACACCTCTTAGTTGTCTCGATATTTTATTGTACAGGCTTAGGTGTTTATCTTAGCTTGGCGGGTACTCACAGCTCACACTCAAGTGCAACAGCCTCGgtgatgtacactgtggtcacacccatgctgaaccccttcatctacagtCTGAGGAATAAAGACTTAAAGAAGGGTCTGAGAAAACTCTTTGGAAAGGTGATTTTAAAAGGTCCTATTGTCATAGATCTTAAGAAGTACCTGTAGTAGCAGAGCTCAAACATTGAGCCCAGTGTTGCCATTGTTTGGTCAGATTGTGGAAATAGAGGATGcctcttctatttttcttgaaatttttattttgatttcaacTTTATACAATTTATGTAACTCACTTTTATGCTCTGTGATGTCTGATATCCAACATTTCTCCTTTTTAAGTTTCCTACTCTCCCAAATTTCCAGTCTTGGATATGAAACATTGGAAATTCCCATTTATCTCAAGGTGCTACATGGATCTCTTAAGAATAATTTCTCCTCAGATGAAATAGTAAGGCTAGAGTGAGCATTGTTGTCTTTTGCTTAACTAAAAGAAGAGTTATGAATTATTCAATCCCTAGGGGGGAAGATCCCTACTTTTGGCATTCACAACTATCAATAAGTTTATAACAGGGGAAAACTGAgaatgtagttttaatttttctcaacaTCATTCTGTGCATATTCCTGTTCTAACTACTCTTCTTGATAATACaagttttaaattactgattGTTATCACTGGTCATAGCATATTTTTCTACTAATTAGGATCTTGCTGTCTTATAGAGCTGGTGTCCACTGTGTCTTCCATCATTACTGGCAAATACTGATAATATACTACATGTTTCCAAGTGAAATCTACACTGAAAGACACATATGAAAAAATAGGCTGATACAATATGAACTTAGACTTCACTGTATATAAGATGAAGCAAAATATCAAAGTCATGCATTTATTACTTTTCAAAAATCTATGTTTTTCAGATGATTCATAGATTCATTAAAATATGGACTATGAGTATCTGTTTGAAAGGTACATTCTTTAAGTTGAAGGACTGGtgggatatttttttaaattattttttattcctgatTAGAAATTTCCAGTGCTTTCAGTAATTattattctttccatttctcttaatAAAATATCTCCATCTATTCATAATTTTGTCAGACCTCAATGGGGGCAGAGAATGAACAGTATCAATAATATCCATTAAGTATCATCCTCATTATTAAAGGATGACACATAGAAAACTCAGATTCTCTTCAGGTATGTGATTTGGGGATGTAGGTGTTGTGCAAACATCCACGTCCTTCCAACCTCGCCATGGGGCATCAAAGGGACCCCCCCTGGAGCTATATGAAACAAACTTGGACAACTGAGTGATTATGAATGTTATCTTCAACTATCAGAACAAGTTCCTTGGAATATATAGAATCAGTTTATTGTTATAGCTCTCAGTTTCATCCAGTTTGATTATTTCGTCATTTAGTTATTGCTGCATACAAACTTgcctaaaataaaattgtttaatatAGCATCTCTCTTTTCAAACGAGATGGAACAGTGTGAGGTTGTTCTGATCTCTGCAGAGCTTCTCATGAGTCTCTAGTCAGGCATGAATCTCCACCTTGTATTTCAAAGGCTCATCCGTGATGTTGTGTGTAGTTGTACTGTTCTTCTGTCTTGAATCTGTCACTGAACGACTTTCATATGTTGAGGTTAAGCTTCTAATCTGCAAGgggaaataaatttcttaaatgtGAATTACCTTAATTTGACTACCTTAATACACACATATGAAACCTTAATTTTGTCAGTTGGAAGAGATATCTCCCATCCCAGTCAGCTGTGACTCAGCTATATTTGCTCCAGATCCTACCTTGGCATGgacattacatttttaaaattctaataaatttattaaagcaAAATTACAAGCAGTAAACTGTACTCATTTAAACTGTACCAGTGGAAGAATTTAGAAAGTCATATAACAGTTTAGAGTATGTACTGCCTGCTTCCACTTGTATACAACTTGAGAAGGCATATGataattttactgttttcttagGTATTTTTTACAAACGGAATTCCCCAGCCCTTCTATGGAATTCCTCCTTACTTCTAAAggtaatatgaaaaaaattagcaTAATTTGTGAAGAAGGATGCTGTGAGAAAATCTGAAACTATAAAAGTACTTGTGTAGTCAAAAGAAGACATTCAAAATTATGaagtatgtacatgtgtgtgttatttatgtatttattctctCAATTGAGCACTTGTTAGGGATAGAGTAGGATAATTAAATAGTTTAGAAATATCACTAGAGGGTTAAAGATAGAGAGGGGATTTTAAGGGAGTTTTGGAAATATTGTAAGCTAATGACCActcaagaaaataatttcataaccAAGCAACAATATCCATATGTAGTTAAAGAATAAGACAATGGTTTAGGATCTACATATTGTTACACAAAGTCAAGAAGAGAATGGTCCTTGAAGAGTAGCATTTCTGCATGAAGCCAAGACATGAGGATaggtgaaaagggaaagaaattaggTGAAAGCAGACATTATAATGAAACTTGAAATTAATAACCGTATTTTAGTATATGTCATCACTCTTTTGCTAATACGTTATTTCAACAGCACCTTAACAGTACTAGTTAGACCACAGAGGGTCAAAGTGAGGCAGGACatagatgggctccaggttaaacatttacaactggcctcctctttgcatttcctgagaCAAGAGACAGGTGGGCTCCAGTTCAAGGCATTTACAATCAGCCTCTTGTTGGACCTCTGAAATGGAAGTgacaacagaaacagggtaaatagccagTATTCACCTCTTGTAAACACCTTAATGTATAGACATGGTGAGGACAAAGCAAAGGATTAAGGGAGCtccactcccccctcccccttcccccacccctgctttTAGGACAGGGGAGACACTGCACATGCTCAGAACGTTATTTGGGGGTCAAAACTCAGGGGATGACGCCAGGCCATAAAgagtcttgctcctcccagaagccttcactttgagatccatcttggctgaggggtGCGGGTGCACCCAAGGGAGAGTCCCAGGGTAGGTCAGGGTGGAAAAAGAGGCCAAATAATTGGCTGAAGGTAAATAAAGACCAGAGAGAACTGACCCATATAAATCACTTAACTGACACTTGAGTGTGCTCCTCCTCACTGGGGggatgcccacaccctttctctccagctgtgcatctctgccttgcttctatcTTAACTAAAAATGCATTTCTCTGTGTGCTCCTCCACTTGTTGTTGATCTGTGTCTCTAATTATAAACTTTGTGCCTGCATTTACAGGTGAAGTTCTAGAAGTCAGAAGTCAAAACTCATTTATTGAGCTGCATATAAGATGTCTGGGAGATCTGGGATCCATGTGGACACTCCAGGGAAGAAGGTCTTGCCTTCCTAGACTACTTTCTGGAGGCACCTCCATTCCTTATCTCATGGTCCttcctcatcttcaaagccagcagtgtaGCATCCTCAAATCTCTGACTccaatttttcttcctctttcctccacaCTCAGAAGTCCATTGTAATGACTTTTTACAAACCAAGGtaattcatggggcttcccaagtggctcagcggtaaagaacccacctgccaatgcaggagttgcaggttcaatccccaggtcaggaagatcccctggtggaggaaatggcaatccactccagtattcttgcctggaaaatcccatggacagaggagcccagtgggctaccaTCCATTGGGTGGCAAAGTCGGACGTGATGAAGCACACACATCTTTCTGTTGGTCAGCAGTTCGGCATGTAGCTCCCTTCAGGGTCTGTATTCAGTCAAAGGCCTGTTACAGCCTCTGAAACCTGAACAAGACTACTTCTATTAACTTCTGCAATAATTTGCCTTTATGGACGCATATTAAATGTTCTTAGGATCAGGATGTGGACATATTTTTGAGGCATTTATTCTGCCTATTATTATAAACTATTTTCTTGATGTATGTGATTTTATATAATTcaagagcaaactctgggagagaatgaaggaccagggaagcctggcctgctgcagctcatggggtggcaaagagttagacatgacttagggattgaataaacaacaacaaaaatctgtatATGAAGAAtcaaaaacagattttattaCAACCTCTGCAGGGAGTCAAacttttgctttcaaaattaCAGACaaaagtagattttcttttggtgcAGAGCACCTAAACTCACCTATGACTGACTCACAGTCACAGCCTGCTACTCAAGGTGTGCCCACAGACCGGGACGTGCAGCATCGCACCCCAGCAGCTGTTGGACATGCAGGGCCCTGGGGCCCACTGCACAGCTGCTTAGCTGGAAACTGTAGCTGAGTTACGACCCTCAGTGATGTGTGTGCACAACACACttggagctgtgtgtgtgtttagtcattcagtcgtgtacgactctttgagacttcacggactgtagccctccagactcctctgtccagatttcccaggccagaattctagagtgggttaccatttccttctccaggggatcttcctgactcagggattgaatccgcatccCCTGCATGGATAGACAGGTTCTTAAtcgttgagccacctgggaagctagaaACTTGGAGCAGTGCTGGTTTAAAGGGTGTTTATCACCTTCTAACTGCTAACATTTTTACAGGACAATTATCTGTGTTGAGTCCTGTCCTGGATATTGTGGGTGTTTAGCTGCATCCTCTTTGACATTGCCACATATCTCCAGGATCAAAACCCAGTTCTCTGACTGGGAACCATGAACCAGAGTTTGAGAACTGGAAACATCCTGATAAAATTCCAGTCAAGACTCCATCCCAAAACAAGTTTGTGATTTTTAGCAGAATGTGAAATTCCTCTGAACCTCATTCCTGAAATGGAGGATGGAGTTGTAGTAGTACCACCTCACAGAAGAAGCTTCTCTAAAAATTAAATCTCTGTAATGTGTTGAGGTAGGTTATGGTGTTTGGCAATATCTAAATATATCTCACAACTTACAAACCTTTTTAAATTAAGGGCTAACTGGTAGCTCTTAACTTCAGATATATATGGAATTCCTAAATAGCAAAAGGGTCAGGAAGTCATGGAGTGCACTCCAATGTTTTACATTAAAGGGACACACTTGTCCCTctcagaaagagggaaaaaagcttTTCTAAGGATTTCCTGAGCTATGTCCCCACCATAGGTCAAT includes:
- the LOC122699880 gene encoding olfactory receptor 7A17-like; its protein translation is MTKYIWSHLKNVNNASLYEISHDIYLFPGNHTHRVTARNQTGSSEFLLMGFSESLELQPLIFGLFLSMYLITVFGNLLIILAVSSDSHLHTPMYFFLSNLSFVDICLTSTTIPKMLKNIWTLSKVITYEGCIIQMQFFTLFIGLDVFLLTVMAYDRFVAICHPLHYMVIMSPRLCALMVLLSWVISVLNSLLESLMMWRLSFCTVLEIPHFFCELNQMIQLACSDTFLNNLEMYFKAVFLAGGSLICIVYSYSKIVSSIHKISSAQGKYKAFSSCASHLLVVSIFYCTGLGVYLSLAGTHSSHSSATASVMYTVVTPMLNPFIYSLRNKDLKKGLRKLFGKVILKGPIVIDLKKYL